One Methylocaldum marinum DNA window includes the following coding sequences:
- a CDS encoding imm11 family protein, whose protein sequence is MKWYHVIRYGNPVDNPYVAGTGDLIGVEEEDLWSGKPMANWHEAAWIKAETPEDDGEPDDALQSYLHPPIYSARLRQALEAMGITGIQWLPIHVLRPDGTEIPGYAIANIVNLVEGALDLERSDYDVYPPDYFLPERVGKVRGIRIPVLRAEKLKGLDIVRLAEARAAFYVSERFKDAFEQAGCTGHSFCEVEVVGE, encoded by the coding sequence ATGAAGTGGTATCACGTCATTCGTTATGGCAACCCTGTCGACAACCCCTACGTGGCCGGTACGGGTGATTTGATTGGGGTAGAAGAGGAAGACTTATGGAGTGGCAAGCCCATGGCCAACTGGCACGAGGCTGCCTGGATCAAGGCTGAAACTCCGGAAGATGATGGTGAGCCGGACGATGCACTCCAATCCTATCTTCACCCCCCCATCTACTCCGCCCGCCTGCGCCAGGCCCTGGAGGCGATGGGCATAACCGGCATCCAATGGCTGCCCATCCACGTCCTGCGCCCAGATGGGACGGAAATCCCCGGCTACGCCATCGCCAACATCGTGAACCTGGTGGAGGGCGCCCTGGACCTGGAGCGCTCCGACTACGATGTCTACCCACCGGACTACTTCCTGCCCGAGCGGGTGGGCAAGGTGCGGGGAATTCGCATTCCCGTGCTGCGGGCGGAGAAGCTCAAGGGGCTGGATATCGTCCGGTTGGCGGAAGCCAGGGCAGCTTTTTACGTCTCCGAGCGGTTCAAGGACGCCTTCGAGCAGGCCGGCTGCACGGGGCATTCTTTTTGCGAGGTAGAGGTAGTGGGAGAGTGA
- a CDS encoding tetratricopeptide repeat protein, translated as MPISPVLRNPQIALVVISLVLTPQVDATVPDVKAYSSVPGELPRSDIDLPPLPSALSVDNPFAPQFFITQPDPEKASPLEQLKARAEAGDAEAMLAMYLILWHGEGVPTDRNSALAWLQKAVDAGYPQALTEQAGHYLSGAGLPKDPAKAAKLYEQAAEKDHVPALRLLGYLHWFGVGVPKNQEKARHLLTKAAARNDPFGQYWLALVLDAKGEQKKAVPWLLKAAENGVPDAQYRMALADLQGFGVERNPQQGLHWCEQAARQGHAYAQVLLGSLYESGVSVTRNERLAEEWYRKAASVLEPIANGGDPRAQFQLAVLYREGKGVPKDLGKMKTWLDKAAAQGHQVARFDLATAYLRGDGVTKDPNEALRLWRELAEGGQLEAKVRLGLLLAQGTDVPKNVDEAKRWLLDAGDAGNPDVTAEVGSMFHSGTGLPQDYAQALRLYRKAAEQGHTTAMNNLGVMYKKGEGVPPDFVEAVRWYRRSAEKGDREGQLNLGHAYVKGEGVKQDIALAVEWTQKSANQGFAPAETNMGNFYASGMGVRQSFSEAMKWFRKAADQGYADAQVMLALGMFQGGRANATAAQQAMGLLRRAADQGYPKAYHVIAMIYREGAAGISKSLPDAVKWFQKAADLKFPEALLELGGMNEIGLGVRQDLGQAARYYREAAELGHAQSQYRLSILLFNGKGMTQNPQEGFVWLRKAAEQGFPAAQREMGNTYLYGTGGVAKNTAEATKWFRKLSESGQADGDFGMGLIFFEEGKQEAAKYQEAVKWFRRAAEKNHVHAQNYLAVMHANGLGLERDQTKAIAWFRKAAEQGEPGAEYNLGHIHEFGLGVPVNRKIALAWYRKSASHGHQPAIDKVRLLDSQR; from the coding sequence ATGCCCATTTCACCGGTACTTCGAAATCCGCAGATTGCCCTTGTGGTGATATCACTCGTCTTGACGCCCCAAGTTGACGCGACGGTGCCGGATGTCAAGGCTTACAGCTCCGTTCCGGGAGAGTTGCCGCGATCCGACATCGATCTCCCGCCTTTGCCGTCGGCTTTGTCGGTGGACAATCCCTTTGCGCCGCAATTTTTCATCACCCAGCCGGACCCTGAGAAGGCGAGTCCTTTGGAGCAATTGAAAGCGCGCGCCGAGGCGGGCGATGCCGAAGCCATGTTAGCCATGTATCTGATTCTCTGGCACGGAGAGGGTGTTCCTACAGATCGAAATAGCGCTTTGGCATGGCTGCAAAAGGCCGTCGATGCGGGTTACCCACAAGCATTGACTGAACAAGCCGGGCATTATCTGTCAGGGGCTGGATTGCCCAAGGATCCGGCCAAGGCCGCAAAACTTTATGAGCAAGCGGCCGAGAAAGACCATGTACCCGCTTTAAGGTTATTGGGTTATCTCCATTGGTTTGGGGTGGGGGTACCCAAAAACCAGGAAAAGGCCCGACACCTGTTGACAAAGGCCGCGGCACGCAACGACCCGTTCGGCCAGTATTGGTTGGCTTTGGTTTTGGATGCGAAAGGCGAACAGAAGAAAGCAGTGCCGTGGCTGCTCAAGGCGGCCGAAAACGGCGTGCCCGATGCACAGTACCGCATGGCGCTGGCCGATCTGCAAGGCTTCGGGGTGGAGCGCAATCCTCAACAAGGGCTGCACTGGTGCGAACAGGCCGCGCGTCAAGGTCATGCCTACGCTCAAGTCTTGTTGGGCTCACTCTATGAGTCCGGCGTTTCGGTGACGCGCAACGAGCGCTTGGCTGAGGAGTGGTACCGAAAAGCGGCGTCGGTGTTGGAACCCATCGCGAACGGCGGTGATCCAAGGGCCCAGTTCCAACTCGCCGTACTCTACCGCGAAGGCAAGGGGGTCCCTAAGGACTTAGGAAAGATGAAGACCTGGCTGGACAAAGCCGCGGCCCAAGGGCATCAGGTGGCCCGGTTTGACTTGGCGACAGCCTACCTTCGCGGCGACGGTGTGACGAAAGACCCGAATGAAGCCTTGCGCCTCTGGCGTGAGTTGGCGGAAGGAGGACAGCTTGAGGCCAAGGTGCGCTTAGGTCTCTTGCTGGCACAAGGCACTGACGTCCCGAAGAATGTCGACGAGGCCAAGCGATGGCTATTGGATGCCGGCGACGCCGGCAATCCGGACGTCACGGCGGAGGTCGGTTCGATGTTCCATTCCGGGACCGGACTGCCTCAGGATTACGCCCAAGCGCTCCGCCTTTATCGCAAGGCCGCCGAGCAGGGGCATACGACGGCCATGAATAATCTGGGGGTGATGTACAAGAAGGGCGAAGGGGTGCCCCCGGATTTCGTCGAGGCGGTGCGCTGGTATCGGCGGTCGGCGGAAAAGGGGGACAGGGAAGGACAGTTGAATCTTGGCCACGCGTATGTGAAGGGGGAAGGCGTCAAGCAGGATATCGCCTTGGCCGTTGAATGGACCCAAAAATCCGCCAATCAAGGGTTTGCTCCGGCGGAAACGAATATGGGAAATTTTTACGCTAGCGGCATGGGCGTACGGCAGAGCTTTTCCGAGGCGATGAAATGGTTTCGCAAGGCGGCCGATCAAGGTTACGCCGATGCGCAGGTCATGCTGGCTTTAGGAATGTTCCAAGGGGGGCGGGCGAACGCCACCGCAGCGCAACAAGCCATGGGCTTATTGCGTCGGGCGGCCGATCAAGGCTACCCGAAAGCCTACCATGTCATCGCCATGATTTACCGCGAGGGTGCGGCAGGCATCTCCAAGAGTTTGCCGGACGCTGTTAAATGGTTTCAGAAAGCGGCCGATCTGAAATTTCCCGAGGCGCTGTTGGAATTGGGCGGAATGAACGAAATCGGTTTAGGGGTCAGACAGGATTTGGGTCAAGCCGCCCGCTATTATCGGGAAGCGGCTGAACTTGGGCATGCCCAAAGCCAATACCGGTTATCGATTCTGTTGTTTAACGGGAAAGGCATGACCCAAAATCCTCAGGAGGGGTTTGTTTGGTTAAGAAAGGCTGCGGAACAAGGGTTTCCGGCGGCGCAAAGGGAGATGGGAAATACCTATCTCTACGGGACTGGCGGGGTCGCCAAAAACACGGCCGAAGCGACAAAGTGGTTCCGCAAATTATCCGAAAGCGGTCAGGCGGATGGCGATTTCGGGATGGGGCTGATCTTCTTCGAGGAAGGAAAGCAGGAGGCCGCGAAATACCAGGAGGCCGTCAAGTGGTTCCGACGGGCGGCGGAGAAAAATCATGTTCATGCGCAAAACTACCTGGCGGTCATGCATGCCAACGGCTTGGGCCTCGAACGCGATCAAACGAAAGCCATTGCCTGGTTTCGAAAGGCGGCAGAACAAGGCGAGCCCGGTGCTGAATACAATCTTGGGCATATTCACGAATTTGGGCTGGGCGTTCCGGTCAATCGCAAAATAGCATTGGCGTGGTACCGGAAATCCGCAAGCCACGGGCATCAGCCGGCCATAGACAAGGTCAGATTGCTGGATTCACAGCGATAA